In Variovorax sp. J2L1-78, the following are encoded in one genomic region:
- the rplO gene encoding 50S ribosomal protein L15, whose amino-acid sequence MELNGIKPAAGAKHAKRRVGRGIGSGIGKTAGRGHKGQKSRAGGFHKVGFEGGQMPLQRRLPKRGFKSQSLKYNAEVTLTSLEVLGAAEVDMLTLKQAGLVGHMIKVVKVIKTGELTKAVKLTGIGATAGAKAAIEAAGGSVA is encoded by the coding sequence ATGGAACTCAATGGCATCAAGCCGGCCGCCGGCGCCAAGCACGCGAAGCGTCGCGTCGGCCGCGGTATCGGCTCCGGCATCGGCAAGACCGCGGGTCGCGGTCACAAGGGTCAGAAGTCCCGTGCGGGCGGCTTCCACAAGGTCGGCTTCGAAGGCGGTCAAATGCCGCTGCAGCGCCGTCTGCCCAAGCGCGGCTTCAAGTCGCAATCGCTCAAGTACAACGCTGAAGTCACGTTGACCTCGCTCGAAGTGCTCGGCGCTGCCGAAGTCGACATGCTGACGCTCAAGCAGGCTGGCCTGGTCGGTCACATGATCAAGGTCGTCAAGGTCATCAAGACCGGCGAACTGACCAAGGCCGTCAAGCTGACGGGCATCGGCGCGACCGCCGGCGCCAAGGCTGCGATCGAAGCTGCCGGCGGCAGCGTCGCCTAA
- the rpmD gene encoding 50S ribosomal protein L30 — MTTQQQTTVKVQLVKSPIGTKESHRATVRGLGLRKLNSVSELQDTPAVRGMINKISYLVKVL; from the coding sequence ATGACGACGCAACAACAGACCACCGTCAAGGTGCAGCTCGTGAAGAGCCCGATCGGCACCAAGGAATCGCATCGCGCGACCGTGCGTGGCCTCGGCCTGCGCAAGCTCAACAGCGTGAGCGAGCTGCAGGACACGCCCGCCGTGCGCGGCATGATCAACAAGATCAGTTATCTGGTCAAAGTTCTGTAA
- the rpsE gene encoding 30S ribosomal protein S5, producing the protein MAKIQARTQNEGPEDGLREKMIAINRVTKVVKGGRILGFAALTVVGDGDGKVGMGKGKSKEVPAAVQKAMEEARRNLFQISIKNGTLHHRVTGHHGAASVVMIPAPKGTGIIAGGPMRAVFEVLGITDIVAKSHGSSNPYNMVRATLDGLKNSTTASAVAAKRGLTVEELFA; encoded by the coding sequence ATGGCAAAGATTCAAGCAAGAACGCAGAACGAAGGCCCTGAAGACGGTTTGCGCGAGAAGATGATCGCGATCAACCGCGTCACCAAGGTGGTGAAGGGCGGTCGTATCCTCGGTTTCGCCGCACTCACCGTGGTCGGCGATGGCGACGGCAAGGTCGGCATGGGCAAGGGCAAGTCGAAGGAAGTGCCGGCAGCCGTGCAGAAGGCCATGGAAGAAGCACGCCGCAACCTGTTCCAGATCTCGATCAAGAACGGCACGCTGCATCACCGCGTGACGGGTCACCATGGCGCCGCTTCGGTCGTCATGATCCCCGCTCCCAAGGGTACCGGCATCATCGCCGGCGGCCCGATGCGCGCCGTGTTCGAAGTCCTGGGCATCACCGACATCGTGGCCAAGAGCCATGGTTCGTCGAACCCCTACAACATGGTCCGTGCCACGCTGGACGGCCTGAAGAACTCGACGACCGCGTCTGCCGTTGCTGCCAAGCGCGGTCTGACGGTCGAAGAGCTGTTCGCGTGA